The Megalobrama amblycephala isolate DHTTF-2021 linkage group LG1, ASM1881202v1, whole genome shotgun sequence genome segment AACACGCATTCAagctttcgcttcggagccgagcGCATCGTGCCTTCACCGGAGTGTTTACAGCGAGTCTCTGCAGTACTGGTGTGACAGCGCATTTCATCGGATTCCAGTGTTCCTGCCTTTGCCTGTTTCCCCTGAGCGCTTCAGTGCTAAAAGAGTATTTTCTAAAAGAGCTTACGGGTTTCCAGGTcacgtctttttaaagatgtcgtaCCGCCCGTGTGTTTCTGGGTGCGGTCGGTATATGGCACCTCTTGACGGCCATGATCGCTGTCTCACGTGCTTGGGCTTccagcacgctgaagcagcgttcgtggatggttcatgttctcaTTGTGGGAACATGACTATCAAGATGCTTAGATCTAGACTAGATTACCTTAAACAGTATCGAGTCCCCTCTGCCACACCCCGATCTTCGGCTGGTGGCCAGGGTGATCTGAGGGTTACGGTGTGGAACAACCCAACGAGTCAGCCTCCTCGGGCCACGCCCCCTTCTCAAGCGTCTCAGCCGGTGGAGCTTCCGGATGAGCTTGCTCCCTCCCCTTCTGGGGGACCCAGCGTCTCATTTGGGGCTCCGGAGGACGATCGTATGTCGTTTGCTGCGTCGCAAGGCGGGTTTGAGTCCTCGGGAGATGAAGACTCGGCTGCGGTGCCTCCCCCTGGGAGAGCAGCGTTGTCCGAATCAGATCCCGAGCTGACGGCCATGCTTGCCCGGGCAGCCGAGAGCATTGGGTTGGAGTGGAATCCTCCACCCCGTCCTGAGCACTCAAGGCTGGATGATTGGTTCCTAGGGGCTGCACGCTCTGGCGAACGCCAGGGTCCCCCTCCGGTtcctttcttcccggaagtgcaTGAGGAGGTTACCAGTTCAtggagggcacctttaactgccCGAAACCGTTCTGGCGCTTcctccgccttcacctccctcgATGGCGGAGCGGCTACATGGTATGCTGGGGTACCCCCTGTGGAGCGCTCGGTTGCGATGCAATTGTGTCCTCCGAGCGCTTCCACGTGGCGCGGTGATCCCAAGCTCCCGTCCAAGGCCTGTAAGTTCTCGTCCACGCTTGTGGCCAAGGCTTACAGAGCTGCGGCTCAGGCCGTTTCCGCCTTGCACGCCACGGCCACCTTACATGTCTATCAGGCTAAGGTGCTCAAGGGCTTGCACGAGGCGGGTGCTGACCAAGCAGCCCTTCAGGAGGCCTGCACGGCCGCCGACCTTGCCCTTCTGGCGACTAAGGTTACGGCGCGTTCGATTGGTTAGGTGATGTCCACCTTGGTGGTCCAGGAGCGCCACCTTTGGCTGAACCTGGCAGACATAAGGGAGTCGGACCGAACTCAGCTCCTTAACTCCCCTGTCTCTCAGGccggccttttcggcgacgcggtcgaGGTTGTTGCCCAGCAATTCTCGGCCGCTCAGAGACAGTCTGAGGCGATTAGCCATATCCTGCCCCGGCGGCCCGCTGCTGCTCCTACACTGCCGCCGGCTCAGGTGCCTCAGTCTGCTCGTCGTCGAGGTCGCCCTGCCGCGGCTTCCTCCGCTCCTGCTCAGCCACAGCAGCAGCTTCCACCCTGGCCGCAGCGAGGAGACAGCCGTGGGAAAGCGACACAGCCCCTCCCCGCCCCTCCACCTGCCAAGCATCAGGCTAAGAAGCGGCGgtcctgagacgggcgacccggaGTCGGAGACGACAGCTCTTCAGGAGTCGGTAGCAGGGCCGCTCCTTCCCCCACAGGAGGGCCGGGGGAGAAACTTTCCATCTTCGCCGCTGGCACCACCAGCGGTACCCATATCCTCACAGAAAGAGCTGTTTCCTCTACCTCCGGGTGCCAAGAGGGCACGGTTGACAGTGTCTGTTTCTCAACACTCtcttcctctctcccctctttATTTGCAGAGCCGGTGGGTtaacatgtttttcactttaaaataatggtccagatcactagtagttcctgCGGGATGACGAGGTAACGCTTGTGTAATTACTAATTAGTGAGGTGTTGACATGGATTTCACAAGTAATATaagtttaaatttaattttatatctgAAACATACCGTACAGCCATACCTTTCTGTGAGCCACTAATGATACTCTAACAAACATTGTAATCTGGAAGATGAGGTTTTGTGCTTAATGCAACACAAATGCAGCCAATGTCTTCATTAAGGATGCAAATTGTTTGTGACGAGAACATCAATGTTTATATTCATATCCTGAAGAGAAGTCCTCCCCAGGCTACTGTTACTTAAAGGTAGGTCTTTTGGAGTTGGAGACATATTTAACTGACACTGAACAGAGCTCATAATAGTAAACTAATCCAAGCATGAGCATGTCAGCATCACTTcctaatttaaaattttaatcaaattttcattatttgtattattctatgtttaagttttaaataaacaacatgtAGAAACTAACCTGTAGCTAACATATTTTGGgggaaataacattaataattagtTTCCACAATGAACCCATTTGAGGCGCAAGCTTCTGAAATGTTATGACTAtgttaagagaaaaaaaaagacaactgTTCACTTTACAGGGCGTTACTTTTATGATTAGTAATTAATTGGTTATTCTTTATTAATTGGTCATAGTTAACAAGTAGTTCTCAATGagaatgtatttatttagtaaTTATCGAATACctaataaggaactatcttTGTGCTAAATTTGCTATTACTTACTGCTTAGTTAATCTTGCTTCCGTATTAGTTAATAGTATTAAGTTCAGTGTTAATGTAGTACTACTTCCTACATAGTTACCTGTTAACAacggaccattattctaaagtgttaccgaaaaatGATTCAAATGCATTGAGTTTTTTATAAACTAATTACATGAATTAGACGTGCAATATCTCTTAATATGTTAAAATAGGCCTATCAAATTTTTTTCATCATAACCTGAATCTAAATTTGAGTTAAAAGTCTAGCTATTGCTTTAATGACATAGCTATTCGGTTAAAACAGGACTGTATATAATTAATCAGGTATAAATTTTAGATCTAGTTTGGCtcagattattttcattttttaactaaACCGTAAAAATGTACAAGATGTGAAACGAGAAGATTCTACAGTACTGCAGGAATAGAATGTAACGGCAGGTGGCGCTAGTGCATTATTTTAGTTTGTGACTAaagctgcgttccactccagttttagacacgcactattatatggacagaccctcgctccctcgattttgacaGAAGGAGCaagtctacttcatatgtacacttcaggcagctccataacccacaatgcaataCGATTGTGACCAAGCTGATGGGCAAATGTGAGAtcacagtaaataaataagcaaataaataaataatgtttgtgtGCTTGCATGCGTGTGTGCGTAGGCTACTGTGCCTATCAGCCGCAGGCACTATGTTCTTTTATGTTCATTTagcttattgggttcatattctGGTCGAATCTGCTTGCTGGTATAGGCTATGCATCGtcaaatcttttatttaaaaaaaaaagaagctacTCCACTGGAAGTGTTGCTGCGACCTGCCGCTGCCAGGATTTGCGTTTGCTTTCTAGCGCTAATTGATCCCCTATCATAGCACAATCTGCAGTTGTGTAAGAGGAAGTTGCTCAGCTGAATTTGTGAGAAAATCGAGCCGAGAGATCTCATAAAGGCAAGTGTCTCACAACGGGCAGCTAAGCATTTATATGTTATAGGTTTGGTATTTGTTCACAGGCTATGCAGTTTGTAGGatggtttgtatttatttgtgaaataaaattatatttgtaaaacacaatacatttgttactccTCTGCGTTCTCGCTCAAACATGCCTTTGTATTTGCACATTGCTTTCTGTTTGTTTGCGAGCCGAGTTTTCCCTTTGCAAAGCAGATTGAGTTTGTTTGCGATAGCCACCGTTTCTGTTTAAAAGACGTTTTGCAAGGTTTTGTCGGGGCTAAACGCAGCCCTGCCCTTAGAAGGAAGAAGGACAAAGCAGGTGAGTTTGTTTCACATTCCCGTCTAGCTGGTTTAACAAACTTTGACTAGAATTTGCACGGCGCGAGCAACAGTTGTGAAAGATCACACAGGTGTGTTTAACAGCTATCACAAATCGAACTATTTTCAAAGACTTCAGGATTCTGTTCCTGGTGCTCAAGACCATCTGAACTACTGCAAGTAAGTTTTCATATTTAcatcattacagttttttttttttttttttttttttttttagggaatGATGAACGGGTTCTTGTATGATTATATATGTTAAAGTTAATGCGGCCTACCTGTTGCGGAAGAATAACAAACGATCAAGGATCGAAAAAATAAATTAGGCTATTAAAACAAACCATTTGAATGTGAAGTTTGTAAAAATCGGTAAAACTAAAAGGTttatattattacttttttttttttttttttttttttttttcattttagggcGTTGTTTTGTGATAATGCAAAATCGAAAGCTTTCTGTGGACAGATCGGTTCTTCCAGGTAGAGTGATACCCCAGAacgttcacatactttttccaCTGTTTGCCAGTGTTAATGacttacattttataaataaagaaaaatagtGATTTGTTCATTGTGTACATTAGTGGTTTGCTGAACTGATCATTGATGAATCCCTGAAGTGTTTTGTTACTGATTTGGTTTGATCTATAGTTTCAGGAGAGTCTCCAGCTAAAGATCCAGATGAGCTTCATGTGATTCCTGAGAGGAAAGACCAGATCCGGCTGGTTCTGCTGGGAAAAACTGGATGTGGGAAAAGTGCCACTGGAAACACCATCATCGGCAGAAACGTGTTTCAATCCTCCATCAGTTCAAAGTCTCAGACGAAACATTGTCAGTCAGAAACTACAGTGAGGTTTGGTAAAGAGATCTCAGTCATCGACTCACCTGGACTTTATGATACTGAACTCAATGGAGAACAGATTAAATCTGAAATAGTGAAATGCATAACATATGCTTCTCCTGGACCACATGcttttattatcatcattagAGTGGGTCGATTCACTGAGGAGGAGAAAAATACAGTGCAACATCTCAAAGTAGTGTTTGGAGAACAGATACTAAAATACACCATGATCATCTTCACTTACAAAGATCAGTTAGAGAAGCAAAATAAAACCATTGAGCAGTATCTAGAGGAAGGTGATCCAGATCTCAAAAAGCTTGTAGAGAGTTGTGGAAACCGATTCTCCTGTCTGGACAATGAGTCTGTCAGTTCCCCACAGTTCAAAGATCTGATCAGTAAAATAGAGACGATGATGGAAGAGAACGGAGGGACGCACTTTACAAGTGACATGTTTGATGAAGCAGAGAAACACATTCAAGAGATTCAGAAGAACAAACTGGATGAGAAAATGAAGCAGTACAAACAGGAGCACAAATGCCTCACTAAAACCGAATGGAAGAAAATATACTGGCGTTTAGTTGAGGAGTCACGACGAGACGCTGAGCAATCTTTTTCTGATAGAAATCTGCAACTCCTGGGGAAGACAGAGACCAGTGAAGAGGGAGCGAGTGACACGAAGGAATCTGAGCACAAAGCAACCGGTCGTTTTAGGGCAGTTATACTTTGATTCAGAGAGAGGATGTGTGTGATTCAGTGAAAAAACACAATGATCAGACACTAGGGTGCCAAATCTCAGGTGTTTTAGTGGAGGCTACTTGACCATTTACATTATaactttcttgtttttttttttttgttgttgtttttttctttagctttacctttatgcattattattgcaaaaccactcattttttatttactttatactTTCAAACAGTACCATCgcaagggctgtgccaagtgtgTGACCGCACCGGGCCTCGTgccaaagtaaagtgacagctgacttgaTGATGTAAAGCCAATAGTTAAAGTTTATGTCTTTGTTCTTCGAAAcaatataatactataatagtttAAAGACATAACTAAAAGTGAGACTATGTTTATCGTGACTGAAttattctgttttttaaaatgtatcatgcaGTAACttaggctgcatttacactgcaagtcttaatgcacagatctgatcttttgaccatatccgatttttttGGCCAGCGTGTTTACATACACTTTAGACACGACTGGTATCCGATatttgtgtttacattaattctcACCCAAAGTGATTGTCGTTGATAGTTTTACATGCACATGGTAGACACTCGCATTTTGAATGGCTgtgctattaaaattatttagatATTTCATGACGGTGGTCATGATTACCTGTCAGAATAGAtaagttaaaaaaatactatagtaattcatagtaaataaataccatagtgtttttgaacaatactatagtaaagtacttgaattactTTGTTCTGGTAtttctatagttgctgtgataatataataactatagtaatataaacaaattactctaaccaatactgtactaagttttccAAAACTATAGGTCAGTGGCGAGCGGTGACTTTTTTAACCGCTGGGTGGTGCGTCATGTAAAAAATGTGGCCTTTGAATGGTTTCATAGGGAAATTCTAAAACATTTAACGTGAAAAATGTTTAACGTGGCTTAGACAGTATAGACCAAACTAAGTAAACATCATTCTAATAAACCATATTATGTACAGCAAAGCTGATGAGCCAAGAATATGAATGCAATTTGTTTAATTACAGGTtgttttcctcccatagaaaaccgttataaaGAAAAAGCTTTTAACATTGCTTAATGTAGCCTActaagtgatattaaaagatcaaattctgcacaaaccattttttctgtatattatgcattattagtatagtgtttactaagtttggtcttttaatgtCATTGTCTTAATAAtacattaagccacgttaaaAGCGTTGTCTTAATGGGtggaaaatgtttaatttaacatgttgcgttcatattctgggctcatctcatcacagtttgtgcgagaaaccgaacagtatttatatatatttttttacctctaatacaccagtATGTCCAACTGTCTTGAGCATCCGGTGCTTGAGATGTGTACGCGCTCTGGcgtagtttaaaggattagttcactttcaaacaacattttcatgataatttactcacccccatgtcatccaagatgttcatgtctttctttcttcagtcgaaaagaaattaaggtttttgatgaaaacattccaggatttttctacatatagtggacttcagtggcctacaaatggttgaaggtcaaaattacagtttcagtgcagcttcaaagggctttaaacgataccagacgaggaataagggtcttatctagagaaacaatcagtcatgtacaaatgtatatgctttataaacacaaatgatcgccttgtacgtgcttccgctttccgtattcttcaaaaagctgacatggtaagcaagtttgtgaatattttaaataaaaaaggaaaaacaaaataatagcgtcctatctgtcatacagtgttaggccgtgtgtccaccaaaaggtttttagccagctgaaaatgcCTATCTGTGAGCGCTAGAGAGCGCTTCTGCtgcgcagcgtttttttttttttttcgttgagacgctttgttgctatgatacggaatatccccGACactgttatgttatgttatgttatgttatgcaTTTGTTGATGTcgttgtacagcaagaatgctgtgacagttggtcggtgttgtatttgtccagcccctcctccactctgattggacggcttgctaaaaagtgacagtgatgagcgcagcgttttactcaaagtttaacattcttcaactcgaggcgaccagtaaaaaacgcaagagctctcagcgcttgagcAT includes the following:
- the LOC125265378 gene encoding GTPase IMAP family member 7-like; protein product: MQNRKLSVDRSVLPVSGESPAKDPDELHVIPERKDQIRLVLLGKTGCGKSATGNTIIGRNVFQSSISSKSQTKHCQSETTVRFGKEISVIDSPGLYDTELNGEQIKSEIVKCITYASPGPHAFIIIIRVGRFTEEEKNTVQHLKVVFGEQILKYTMIIFTYKDQLEKQNKTIEQYLEEGDPDLKKLVESCGNRFSCLDNESVSSPQFKDLISKIETMMEENGGTHFTSDMFDEAEKHIQEIQKNKLDEKMKQYKQEHKCLTKTEWKKIYWRLVEESRRDAEQSFSDRNLQLLGKTETSEEGASDTKESEHKATGRFRAVIL